One genomic segment of Actinoplanes ianthinogenes includes these proteins:
- a CDS encoding glutamate-cysteine ligase family protein, with amino-acid sequence MTTLTEQAAAEHFAARAFTPGVPGFVGVAVDLLLDPACAPTGRRPLRHGFLDTRSPRVLVVSGPPSPGIETALRRMTDDLAAASRVVDQHGLSVLPFATDTVHPEGPLHAYGTATAGIRVGLEAGLEGGGPLGLRRRWVLAHTLAPVLAAAFANAPLRHGRPTGWRSVRQALRRDLPVLPGTPVVPGPRIPDSLTVPAGSRFTADFRTTWAATVLDAPTVTGRSLRDRFRSGTRLTVADLDRHLASLRPPVAARGHLEIDAVDRQSGNGWRVPAAVITALLDDPRAAEEAYAATVHLVDEPRLWERAARDALTDPVLADAARACFLAAYASFARHGATRELRDALADYTDRYVNRGRCPADDLLDRAAGLV; translated from the coding sequence GTGACCACCCTGACCGAACAGGCCGCCGCCGAGCACTTCGCCGCCCGGGCGTTCACCCCCGGGGTGCCGGGCTTCGTCGGGGTGGCGGTCGACCTGCTGCTCGACCCGGCCTGCGCGCCGACCGGGCGACGACCGCTGCGGCACGGCTTCCTGGACACGCGTTCGCCCCGGGTCCTGGTGGTCAGCGGGCCCCCGTCGCCGGGCATCGAGACCGCGCTGCGCCGGATGACCGACGACCTGGCCGCCGCGAGCCGGGTGGTGGATCAGCACGGGCTCAGCGTGCTGCCGTTCGCCACCGACACGGTGCACCCGGAAGGGCCGCTGCACGCGTACGGGACGGCGACCGCCGGGATCCGGGTCGGGCTGGAGGCGGGCCTCGAGGGTGGCGGGCCGCTCGGGCTGCGCCGCCGCTGGGTCCTCGCGCACACCCTCGCTCCGGTGCTGGCCGCCGCGTTCGCCAACGCGCCGCTGCGGCACGGCCGCCCGACCGGCTGGCGCAGCGTCCGCCAGGCGCTGCGCCGCGACCTGCCGGTGCTGCCCGGGACCCCGGTGGTGCCGGGGCCGCGGATTCCGGATTCGCTCACGGTCCCGGCCGGGTCCCGGTTCACCGCCGATTTCCGTACGACCTGGGCCGCCACCGTCCTGGACGCCCCCACCGTCACCGGCCGCAGCCTGCGTGACCGCTTCCGATCGGGCACCCGCCTCACCGTCGCCGACCTGGACCGCCACCTCGCGAGCCTGCGCCCGCCGGTGGCCGCCCGCGGGCACCTGGAGATCGACGCGGTCGACCGGCAGTCCGGCAACGGCTGGCGCGTCCCGGCCGCGGTGATCACCGCCCTGCTCGACGACCCGCGCGCCGCCGAGGAGGCGTACGCGGCCACCGTGCACCTGGTCGACGAGCCGCGCCTGTGGGAGCGCGCCGCCCGGGACGCCCTCACCGACCCGGTCCTGGCCGACGCGGCCCGCGCCTGCTTCCTGGCCGCCTACGCCAGCTTCGCCCGGCACGGCGCCACCCGCGAACTGCGCGACGCGCTCGCCGACTACACCGACCGCTACGTCAACCGCGGCCGCTGCCCCGCCGACGACCTCCTGGACCGCGCCGCCGGCCTGGTCTGA
- a CDS encoding TerD family protein, producing MLEKLIIQKTLRVPASTGAPGDGAAVARQLDATLLDVGFAASRALLEHVGGLAPEPAMDLAATVVSAVRELVGDHVRHNAYFLRFPDGVPDTVEFWTERLRAAVPAGGGGELPDLRTVNLLDLPGYGTYQHTYADLLAAHDELIAAAGDRVTLLHLGDTAEVEAQRLYLSLAGSPAPLGEADLAILSELALTCADGPQPAEIPVRENRAVLNGIRLVLGRPLVAVDTTTDVLRLACQVSGGDVSLARPTRFRAFPRRERRVLLAALHEVVAANPGKLGDVARHAERWKRLGERLHPHEYTQWPHAREVFTVARGERRVPTVAGRAEAAFRSGDVGRAATVLSAAPGLLLRSADRLLRLASAAERDAVTEAVTGALGAASGRVLCSLREHVGNRLVPASARMYANRSRTAWIGPDRRPPLPAELVAELSSRLDAAIGARLPSLSPPSLSLPSLSLPERPILVDPAVLDVALPLSGKAAEGGFAVLPRGSRGVVDGELLRFFMYWRQTARRTDYDLSVLLLDEEFRSLGQVSWTNYKHDGVVHSGDLTDAKNGATEFIDVPLTLRGKYVVPQVNIYAGESFDEVAESMFGYQARMPEQRGMPFDARTVRAKSHLRGTGRIALPMVFTKGERGWQAVWLHLYLRGWPAFNRVEENRFGTSHRVRALIERRYLTMGYLIDRWRDRTEVTSWDGGVPDEPVTFIGLDAPEELPEGSEVYTPGRFAELLPV from the coding sequence GTGCTCGAGAAGCTGATCATCCAGAAGACGCTGCGCGTGCCCGCGAGCACGGGCGCCCCCGGTGACGGTGCCGCGGTGGCCCGGCAGCTGGACGCCACGCTGCTCGACGTCGGTTTCGCCGCGTCGCGGGCCTTGCTGGAGCACGTCGGCGGGCTCGCGCCGGAGCCGGCCATGGACCTGGCCGCCACCGTGGTGTCCGCGGTCCGTGAGCTGGTCGGCGACCACGTCCGGCACAACGCCTACTTCCTGCGCTTCCCGGACGGCGTCCCGGACACCGTCGAGTTCTGGACCGAGCGGCTGCGCGCGGCCGTGCCGGCCGGCGGCGGCGGTGAGCTGCCGGACCTCCGCACGGTGAACCTGCTCGACCTGCCGGGGTACGGCACCTACCAGCACACCTACGCCGACCTGCTGGCCGCCCACGACGAGCTGATCGCGGCGGCCGGCGACCGGGTCACCCTGCTGCACCTCGGCGACACCGCCGAGGTGGAGGCGCAGCGGCTCTACCTGTCGCTGGCCGGCAGCCCGGCCCCGCTCGGCGAGGCGGACCTCGCGATCCTCAGCGAGCTCGCCCTGACCTGCGCGGACGGCCCGCAGCCGGCGGAGATCCCGGTCCGGGAGAACCGTGCCGTGCTCAACGGCATCCGGCTGGTCCTCGGCCGCCCGCTGGTGGCCGTCGACACCACGACCGACGTGCTGCGCCTGGCCTGCCAGGTCTCCGGCGGCGACGTCTCGCTCGCCCGGCCGACCCGGTTCCGCGCCTTCCCGCGCCGGGAGCGCCGGGTCCTGCTGGCGGCGCTGCACGAGGTCGTCGCGGCGAACCCGGGCAAGCTCGGCGACGTCGCGCGCCACGCGGAGCGGTGGAAGCGGCTCGGCGAGCGCCTGCACCCGCACGAGTACACCCAGTGGCCGCACGCCCGCGAGGTCTTCACGGTCGCGCGCGGCGAGCGCCGGGTGCCGACCGTGGCCGGTCGCGCCGAGGCGGCGTTCCGGTCCGGCGACGTCGGCCGGGCCGCCACCGTGCTGTCGGCCGCGCCGGGCCTGCTCCTGCGGTCCGCGGACCGGTTGCTGCGGCTGGCTTCGGCGGCCGAGCGCGACGCCGTGACCGAGGCGGTCACCGGTGCGCTCGGCGCGGCGTCCGGGCGGGTGCTCTGTTCGCTGCGCGAGCACGTCGGCAACCGGCTCGTGCCGGCGTCGGCCCGGATGTACGCGAACCGCTCGCGGACCGCCTGGATCGGTCCGGACCGGCGGCCGCCGCTGCCGGCCGAGCTGGTGGCCGAGCTGTCGTCGCGACTGGACGCGGCGATCGGCGCCCGGCTGCCGTCGCTTTCGCCGCCGTCGCTTTCGCTGCCGTCGCTTTCGCTGCCGGAGCGGCCGATCCTGGTCGACCCGGCGGTGCTCGACGTCGCCCTGCCGCTGTCCGGCAAGGCGGCCGAGGGCGGCTTCGCGGTGCTGCCACGCGGCTCGCGGGGTGTGGTCGACGGGGAGTTGCTGCGGTTCTTCATGTACTGGCGGCAGACCGCCCGGCGGACCGACTACGACCTGTCGGTCCTGCTGCTCGACGAGGAATTCCGCAGCCTGGGCCAGGTGTCCTGGACGAACTACAAGCACGACGGCGTGGTGCACTCCGGTGACCTCACCGACGCGAAGAACGGCGCGACCGAGTTCATCGACGTGCCGCTGACGCTGCGCGGGAAGTACGTGGTCCCGCAGGTCAACATCTACGCCGGGGAGTCGTTCGACGAGGTCGCCGAGTCGATGTTCGGGTATCAGGCCCGGATGCCGGAGCAGCGCGGCATGCCGTTCGACGCCCGGACCGTGCGGGCCAAGTCGCACCTGCGCGGGACCGGACGGATCGCGCTGCCGATGGTCTTCACCAAGGGCGAGCGGGGCTGGCAGGCCGTGTGGCTGCACCTGTACCTGCGCGGCTGGCCGGCGTTCAACCGGGTGGAGGAGAACCGGTTCGGCACGTCCCACCGGGTGCGCGCGCTGATCGAGCGGCGCTACCTGACCATGGGCTACCTGATCGACCGCTGGCGCGACCGGACCGAGGTGACGAGCTGGGACGGCGGTGTGCCGGACGAGCCGGTCACGTTCATCGGCCTGGACGCGCCGGAGGAACTCCCCGAGGGGTCGGAGGTGTACACGCCGGGCCGGTTCGCCGAGCTGCTGCCGGTGTGA
- a CDS encoding SigE family RNA polymerase sigma factor, with amino-acid sequence MTGLLAGWSESRRRAKAARDDEFTAFVASAAARLRRSAYLMCRDWHLAQDLTQQTFTKMYASWDRIRASANLEGYSRRVLMNLVFDQQRRRSGSEVVLAELPDRPDSGAVWAPELRLALVDALAQLPVKDRAVLVLRHAEDHSVETVATILGVSVSVVKMRNARALSRLRGLLGEHFIDAV; translated from the coding sequence GTGACCGGGCTCCTGGCCGGCTGGAGCGAGTCCCGCCGCCGGGCCAAGGCCGCCCGGGACGACGAGTTCACCGCGTTCGTGGCGTCCGCCGCCGCCAGGTTGCGCCGCAGCGCCTACCTGATGTGCCGGGACTGGCACCTGGCCCAGGACCTGACCCAGCAGACCTTCACCAAGATGTACGCCTCCTGGGACCGGATCCGCGCCAGCGCCAACCTCGAGGGATACAGCCGGCGGGTGCTGATGAACCTCGTCTTCGACCAGCAGCGGCGGCGCAGCGGCTCGGAGGTGGTGCTGGCCGAGCTGCCGGACCGGCCGGACAGCGGCGCGGTCTGGGCCCCGGAGCTGCGCCTCGCCCTGGTGGACGCGCTGGCCCAGCTGCCGGTCAAGGACCGGGCCGTCCTGGTGCTGCGGCACGCCGAGGACCACAGCGTCGAGACGGTCGCGACGATCCTCGGCGTCTCCGTGTCGGTGGTGAAGATGCGCAACGCCCGCGCCCTGAGCCGCCTGCGCGGCCTGCTCGGCGAGCACTTCATCGACGCGGTGTGA
- a CDS encoding permease-like cell division protein FtsX produces MDASMRRHFDRAAGDGPGFDPGEMAQSAIAEVGRVRRRRRQWAAIGGSAAGVVAVLGVVAALSLPSGGAGPQTGPGPAAAAMWQPAAAPSCSAQPVAEDATDVAIFLTDRATEGQRAALHTALGADLRISALEYETREQAYERFKALYADSPDFVQAVDRDSIPASFRLRLTDPARFADFRERYAAMPGVAQIVGRVCEPGAPVGGTL; encoded by the coding sequence GTGGACGCGAGCATGCGGAGACACTTCGACCGGGCGGCCGGCGACGGCCCGGGGTTCGACCCGGGGGAGATGGCGCAGTCCGCCATCGCCGAGGTCGGGCGGGTGCGCCGCCGGCGGCGGCAGTGGGCCGCGATCGGGGGATCGGCGGCCGGCGTGGTGGCGGTGCTCGGCGTGGTGGCGGCCCTGAGCCTGCCGTCCGGCGGGGCCGGGCCACAGACCGGGCCGGGGCCGGCCGCGGCGGCGATGTGGCAGCCCGCGGCGGCGCCGTCCTGCTCCGCGCAGCCGGTGGCCGAGGACGCCACCGACGTGGCGATCTTCCTGACCGACCGGGCGACCGAGGGGCAGCGGGCGGCGCTGCACACGGCGCTCGGTGCGGACCTGCGGATCAGCGCGCTGGAGTACGAGACCCGGGAGCAGGCCTACGAGCGGTTCAAGGCGCTTTACGCGGACAGTCCGGACTTCGTCCAGGCCGTCGACCGGGACTCGATTCCCGCGTCGTTCCGGCTGCGGCTGACGGACCCCGCACGGTTCGCGGACTTCCGCGAGCGGTACGCGGCGATGCCCGGGGTCGCTCAGATCGTCGGCCGGGTCTGCGAGCCGGGCGCCCCGGTCGGCGGGACGCTGTGA